CATAAAAAAGGCCTATTCCGACTAGCAGAATATGCCTTTTTTAAATTTTTTATATTTTTAAACCTGTACCCAAGCTTGTTTTTTGTTGCTTTCAATAATTTTATCGCATAAAACCAGTTCGCGTAAGCCATCGGCAAAGGTAGGATAGCTTGGCTCAGCGGGTTGTTTGCCCTCGCGTACGGCGGCATATACTTCTTTAAATAATTGCTTAGAAGTATCCGGGAAACCTTCGTTATGACCACCTGGGAAAGATATTAAAGCGGCACTTTCGCGGTGAACCAAGGCCGGATCGCGCATTAACACTTCATTGGCACTATCACGTTTTCCGATCCATAAGCTGTTTGGTGATTCTGAAACCCAGGATACCGTTTGGTTTGATCCGGAAATTTCCAGGGCCAAGCGGTTTTTACGTCCTGCCGAAACCTGACTTACCGTTACTACGCCTTTGCTGCCATCGTTAAACCGGATCATAACGGTAGCATAATCTTCGGTATTGATGGGCACCTCCTGGTAATCTTCGGGCTGCAACATTTTGCCGGAATACGTCTCGATAGGTTTGGTTGGCTTTTTCCGGTTAGGGTGTACCGTAGCAAAATCAGCCATAACGGCCGTAATCTCTAAGCCGGTAATGTATTCGATTAAGTCTATTAAGTGCGAGCCAATATCCGCAATAGCCCGCGATTCGCCGGATTTATCTGGTTCCAGCCGCCAGTTATAATCGGTGGCATAAAAAAGCCAATCCTGCAAATAAGAACCAATTACCGAGTGCACATTGCCTAATTCGCCTTTTACCCGCATTGCCCGCATGTGGCGGATTAATGGGTAATAACGCAGGTTAAAGTGAATTGCATTTACTAAACCTGTTTTAGCGGCTAGTTCCACTAGTTCTTCGGCTTCGGC
The sequence above is a segment of the Adhaeribacter swui genome. Coding sequences within it:
- a CDS encoding Gfo/Idh/MocA family protein, which produces MKKIKVGVAGLGFIGPAHIEALRRQPDIEVIAINDFSEEYARSKADSLGIEKSYGDFDKMLADPEIEVVHICTPNFLHYPMAKAALLAGKHVVCEKPLANTVAEAEELVELAAKTGLVNAIHFNLRYYPLIRHMRAMRVKGELGNVHSVIGSYLQDWLFYATDYNWRLEPDKSGESRAIADIGSHLIDLIEYITGLEITAVMADFATVHPNRKKPTKPIETYSGKMLQPEDYQEVPINTEDYATVMIRFNDGSKGVVTVSQVSAGRKNRLALEISGSNQTVSWVSESPNSLWIGKRDSANEVLMRDPALVHRESAALISFPGGHNEGFPDTSKQLFKEVYAAVREGKQPAEPSYPTFADGLRELVLCDKIIESNKKQAWVQV